One genomic region from Pongo abelii isolate AG06213 chromosome 4, NHGRI_mPonAbe1-v2.0_pri, whole genome shotgun sequence encodes:
- the LOC100460604 gene encoding probable palmitoyltransferase ZDHHC11B isoform X11 → MKQLAKMLRLPPPVRRRKNVLKSVRATVAKVCSEPAAQVPPRPSTVGSQSSWTSPIGCWMDTRSGSQCSVTPEAILNNEQLVLPPRISRVNGWSLPLHYFQVVTWAVFVGLSSATFGIFIPLLPHVWKYIAYVVTGGIFSFHLVVHLIASCIDPADSNVRLKKNYSQPMPIFDRSKHAHVIQNQFCHLCRVTVNKKTKHCISCNKCVSGFDHHCKWINNCVGSRNYWFFFSTVASATAGMLCLIAVLLYILVQYLVNPGVLRTDPKYEGWPPRLPVPERVRHPKTSTLNPTLCRSALPGPLPFCITPDFWKCCGFECWQPSVTEDHILEMTPGESCGFPVLFEGSCFRVQRVQGHSVGHEEGMGAGAWQSRQAL, encoded by the exons ATGAAACAACTTGCTAAAATGCTGAGACTCCCTCCACCTGTGAGACGACGAAAAAACGTGCTCAAGTCAGTTAGAGCCACGGTGGCCAAAGTCTGCTCAGAACCAGCTGCGCAGGTCCCTCCTAGGCCGAGTACTGTGGGGTCGCAGTCTTCCTGGACGTCGCCTATTGGTTGTTGG ATGGACACCCGCTCCGGGAGCCAGTGTTCCGTCACCCCAGAAGCCATACTCAACAATGAACAGCTGGTCTTGCCGCCCCGCATCTCCAGAGTGAACGGCTGGTCGTTACCCCTGCACTACTTCCAGGTGGTGACTTGGGCTGTCTTCGTGGGCCTTTCCTCGGCCACCTTCGGGATCTTCATTCCCCTCCTGCCTCATGTGTGGAAATACATCGCCTACGTG GTGACCGGGGGGATCTTCTCCTTCCACCTCGTCGTCCACCTGATCGCCTCCTGCATCGACCCGGCCGACTCCAATGTCAGACTCAAGAAGAACTATTCTCAGCCCATGCCTATCTTCGACAGATCAAAACACGCACACGTGATCCAGAATCAGTTCTGCCACCTGTGCAGGGTCACCGT GaacaagaaaaccaaacactgcatttccTGCAATAAGTGCGTGTCCGGCTTCGACCACCACTGCAAATGGATCAACAACTGCGTGGGAAGCCGGAATTACTG GTTCTTCTTCAGCACTGTGGCCTCGGCCACAGCCGGCATGCTCTGCCTGATCGCCGTCCTGCTGTACATCCTCGTCCAGTACCTCGTGAACCCCGGGGTGCTCCGCACGGACCCTAAGTACGAAG GATGGCCCCCGAGGCTGCCAGTTCCAGAGAGGGTCCGTCACCCAAAGACATCCACACTGAATCCAACCCTCTGCCGTTCTGCCTTGCCCGGCCCTCTGCCGTTCTGCATTACGCCTGATTTTTGGAAGTGTTGTGGTTTTGAGTGTTGGCAGCCCAGTGTCACAGAGGACCATATCTTAGAAATGACCCCAGGCGAGAGCTGTGGCTTTCCTGTTCTGTTTGAAGGCAGCTGTTTTAGGGTGCAGAGGGTCCAGGGACACAGCGTGGGCCATGAGGAAGGGATGGGTGCTGGGGCCTGGCAGAGCCGGCAGGCGCTGTGA